The following are encoded together in the Candidatus Acidiferrales bacterium genome:
- a CDS encoding PEGA domain-containing protein, with protein MSHALKRCKETHPAILRCAQRAFLLSLGVLIGLGSAGAQAAAEYAGVTAKMGAAATAANAAKKVVLPSSPQKDPQFQHLVARTGEPIDVINRRALEERAGKDAAKLLLRSVPNGAHVWIDGELVGTTPVLLILAPGNYQVEMRGPQMEFGQRKVDLLPQEKRELVMILEQRYPAHVRLRLGRMPSTRF; from the coding sequence ATGAGCCATGCACTCAAGCGCTGCAAGGAAACGCATCCGGCAATCCTGAGGTGTGCACAGCGGGCCTTTCTGCTCTCTCTTGGGGTGTTGATTGGCCTGGGCAGCGCAGGGGCACAGGCGGCGGCCGAGTACGCTGGAGTTACGGCCAAGATGGGAGCCGCCGCGACAGCGGCCAATGCTGCCAAGAAGGTCGTTCTTCCCTCTTCTCCGCAGAAAGATCCACAGTTCCAGCACCTGGTAGCCCGAACGGGTGAGCCGATCGACGTCATCAACCGGCGGGCGCTTGAGGAACGCGCGGGAAAAGATGCGGCGAAGCTTCTGCTACGGTCGGTGCCGAACGGGGCCCACGTGTGGATTGACGGCGAACTGGTGGGGACTACTCCGGTGCTGCTGATCCTAGCGCCGGGCAACTACCAAGTGGAAATGCGCGGGCCTCAGATGGAATTCGGCCAGCGCAAAGTTGACCTCTTGCCGCAGGAGAAGCGGGAGTTAGTGATGATTCTGGAGCAACGCTATCCGGCACACGTCCGTTTACGCCTAGGCAGGATGCCATCTACTCGTTTTTAA